TTGTTAAGCAGGTTCAGAACCTGAGCCTGAATACACACGTCAAGGGCGGATACCGGCTCGTCCAGGACTATAAACTCGGGAGAGAGGGCCAGAGAGCGGGCTATACCGACCCTCTGTCTTCTGCCCCCGTCGAGCTCGTGAGGATAGGCGTTTACCAGTCTCTGAGCCAATCCAACGGTGTCCATGAGATCCTTTACCTTCTTTATCCTGTCAGCGGATTTGGAGAAGACTTTGTTGACCAACAGAGGCTCGGAGATAAGCTCCGACACCGACAGTCGGGGGTTCAAGCAGGAATAGGGATCCTGAAAGACTATTTGTATCTTCTTTCTCATTTCCTTCATCCTGGAGTTAGAGAGCTTTAAAATATCATCTCCCCAGAACTTGACCTCTCCACTGGTGGCCTCCAGAAGACGGATCATGGCCCTCCCCAGAGTGGACTTCCCGCATCCCGATTCTCCCACCAAGCCAAGGGTCTCTCCCTTGAGTATGGAGAAGGAGACGTCGTCCACGGCGTGAAGCATCCCTCTTTTTGTGTGGAAGTATTTTTTTAAGTTTTTTACCTCCACTATAGGCTGTCCAGTGAGACTCATTATTTCACCTCCGTGGCGGCTGAATCTTCAAGCAGCTTCTTTCCCCATACGGGACAGGCGACGAAGTGCCCCGGTTCGATCTCCACCATCTTAGGGACCTCCTGAGAACAGGTCTCTAGGGCGTAAGGACACCTCGGGTGAAACGAACAACCGGAAGGGATATCGGTGGGGTCAGGCATAAGCCCCTTTATGACCTTGAGCTCGTCCTCGTCCTCGGTAAGATCGGGGATGGAGTTGAAGAGCCCTTCCGTGTAGGGATGGGCAGGACGGTTGAACAGAGCCTCGGTAGAAGCGTACTCAACGACCTTTCCGGCATACATTATGGCCACCTTATCGCACATCTCCGCAACGATACCCAGGTCGTGGGTTATCATGATGAGGGAGGTGTTGATCTTTCTACGGAGATCTTTCATAAGCTCGAGGACCTGGGCCTGGATCGTCACATCCAGAGCGGTAGTCGGCTCATCGGCAATAAGCAAAGCGGGGTTACAGGCCAGTGCTATGGCTATTACCACCCTCTGCTTCATCCCTCCGCTGAACTGGTGAGGAAAATCTCTGGCTCTCTCTTTTTTGATACCCACCATCTCCAACATCTCCACCGCCCTCTCAAGGGCCTGTTGCTCGGTGACGTCGTTATGGAGCAGTACCATCTCGGCTATCTGTTTATCCACCGTAATGACGGGGTTCAGGGAGGTCATAGGGTCCTGGAAGATCATGGAGATCTTTCCCCCTCTGATGGCTCTCATCTGGCTCTCGGTCTTAGAGAGCAGGTCCTCCCCTTCAAAGATTATCTTGCCTCCAATGACCTTGCCTGGAGGATCGGGAACCAGCCTCATAATACCGAGGGCTGCGGTTGTCTTTCCCGCTCCCGTCTCTCCCACGAAGCCGAGGTTTTCCCCGTATCCCAGGGAGAGATTCAGGTTTTCAACCGCGTGGACAGTGCCACTTTCGACGACGTAGTGAATGGTCAGGTCCTGTATATCGAGAATAAGTTTTTTATCGTCCATTTGAGTCATCCCCCGCTCCCTACCTTCTTAGTTTCGGATCAAGGACGTCCCTGAGGCCGTCACCGAGGAAGTTAAGGGCCAGAATGGTGATCATGATCGCCAGACCAGGGAATATGGTCATGTAGGAATAGTCCCTTATGTACTCTCTGCCGCCGGAAAGCATAGCACCCCACTCAGGAATCGGGGGCTGAATGCCGAGGCCGATAAACGAAAGTCCTGCGGCGGTCAGTATTGCACTGGCTACGCCTAGGGTACACTGAACTATAATCGGGGCAAGGCAGTTAGGGATAATGTGTTTAAGGATTATCCTGGAGTCGGAGGAACCGACAGCCTTTGCTGCCTCGACGAACTCCTGATCCCTCAGGGACAGCACCGAGCCCCTTATGATACGGGCATACTGTGGGGTGCTGGATATACCTACCGCCACCATCATGTTGTAGAGACCGGGCCCTAGGGAGGCGGCGATGGCTATAGCCAGGAGTATAGACGGTATCGCCAGGAGGATATCCATACATCTCATGATAATGTTATCTATCCTGCCGCCGTAGTAGCCCGCCACGGCTCCTAAAAAGCCACCGAAGATAACCGAGATGGAGACCGCTATCAGGCCGACCTGAAGGGATATCCTTGAACCGTAGATTATCCTGCTGAAAATATCCCTGCCGAACTCGTCGGTGCCGAAAAAATGTTCCTTGGAGGGAGCCTGAAAGGCGTCCATCAGGCTTTGCTGATCATACCTGTAAGGAGCTACAAAATCGGCGGTTAAGGCAAAAAATATCAGTAGCCCAACTATAAACAGGCCAAACATGGCCAGAGGACTTTTGCAAAGCCGCTTCCACATCCCCAGAAGCCCTGCTTCGCTTTTTACTTTCACGGAAGACTGTGCACTCATGTTATACCCTCCTCTACTTGTACTGTGCCCGGATCCTTGGATCGACGTAGGCGTAGAGAAGATCGACCAGAAGGTTCACCAAGCTGAAGGTGATGGCTATGAACAGCACTCCGCCCTGCACCATAGGATAGTCTCTCATCTTGATGGCCTCAACCATGAGGCGGCCGACCCCTGGGATGGAGAATATGGACTCGGTGAGAACCGCACCGGCCAGCAATGTGCCGAACTGGAGACCAACTACCGTAACGATAGGAATAAGGGCGTTGCCCAGAGCGTGCCGCCATATGACGATTCTCTCGATCTGGCCCTTTGACCTAGCGGTGCGAATGTAGTCCTGTCTGACCACTTCCAACATGCTGGAGCGGGTCATTCTGGTGATAACCGCCAGAGGGTTACAGGCCAAGGTCAGTGTCGGAAGGACCAGTGTAGCCCAAGAATCAAAGCCGGAAGAGGGGAACCACCGGAGTTTTACGGAGAAAAGAAGGATCAGTAACAGTCCCTGCCAGAATACCGGCATAGATAGACCTACTATGGCCAAAAATCGGGTTATATTGTCGAAAAAACTGTTCTGCTTTATTGCCGACAGAATGCCTATAGGTATACCAAAAAAGACCGCCGCTATGACGCAGCTGAGAGCGAGCTTGAGAGTCGCCGGAAACGCGCTCATTATCTCGTCGAAAACCGGCCTTCTGGTCATATAGGAACGACCTATATCGCCCTTTGTGACCGCCTTAACGACATAGTTACCGAACTGCACAAAAAAGGGGTCGTTTAGCCCCTCTTTTTCCCTGAATTCGTGAAGAGCCTCTTCTGTGGCCTGTTCTCCCATGACTATCCTGGCAGGATCTCCCGGGGTTAAATAAAGCAAAGTAAAAACAATAAAGGCGACTCCGAGCATAACCGGAATCAAAGAGAGAATTCTCTTAAAAACATATTTTATCACTGTTCATCCACCCTCCTGGACATGAGAGAAGCAGGAGCTAGGGATGCGGCTCCTGCTTCTCCCGTAGGATCGGTTATAGATACGGAGTTGTATTACTTAAATGACACACCAGCGAGGTTGTGGTATCCCCTGGCGTTGGGAATAAAGTTCTCTACTTCGTTGTTGACGCCGTAGAAGGTCTCCTCGGCGTAGAGGTAAAGGTAGGGGTTCTGCTCGTTAAGACGCTTCTGGATGTCTATGTAGAGAGCCTCTCTCTCAGGGCTATCGGGCATGGTCTTGCCTTTGTCGATAAGGGCGTCGATTTCCTCGTCGTGGAACTTAGCGTAGTTAGAACCACCGTCGGAATGAACGATACCGGACATGATGCCGTCTGGATCGACGCTAGAGATGGTCCAACCGAGGATGTACATATCGTGGTCACCCATCTTAAGGCCATCGAGGTACGCTCCCCACTCGAGGACTTTTGCCTCTACCTCTATGCCGACTTCTTTAAGCTGAGCCTGGAAAATCTGAGCCAGGTCGACTCTGGGCTTGTAGGCGTTGGACCAGATCTGAACCTTAAGGGGCAGCTTGACTCCCGCCTCGGCGAGGAGCTGCTTGGCTCTCTCTACGTCCCTCTTGGGCATAGGAGCGCTCTGGTCGGAATATTTGATGGTCTTGGGAACTATGCTGACAGGGGTCTCACCAGCACCACGGAAGACAGCGTGTCTGGCACCGTTGATATCGAGGGCCAACTTGACGGCCTCACGAACCCTGGGATCGTTCCAAGGCTCTTTGGCGGTGTTAAAGCCCATGAAGCAGGTGGAGTGCTGATAGGCGCTGATCACGCCGAGATCCTTGTTGTCCTTTACTCTGGAAACATCGGCGGTGGGGATAAGGTAAGCGACATCGACAGCGCCGGTCTCAAGCTCGATGGTACGGTTGACGCTCTCAGGGACGGAACGCATGACGAGGGTCTTGTAAGCGGGCTTGTCCCCCCAGTAATCCTCGAAACGCTCAAGAACCAGCTTGTCGTTCTTGACCCATTCTTTCATGGTGAAGGGACCGGTTCCCACGGGATTCATGGGATACATCTCGCCCTTCTCCTCGACGGCTCTCTGGTTGACTACGGCCATTGAGGTGTGAGCCATGGTGCCCCAGAAAGGGGTAAAGGGATACTTTATCTTGATGATAACGGTGTAATCGTCCTCGGCCACTACACTCTCGATTATCTCGGGATACTGCTTTATAGCAGATCCCAAGGGGCTCTTGGCCCTCTCGATGGAGTAGAGAACGTCAGCCGCAGTGAGAGGGTCGCCGTTATGGAACTTGACGCCCTTGCGGAGGACGAACCTGTAGGTCGTGGGGTCGATCTGCTCGAACTCCTCGGCCAACAGGGGGATAGGATTACCTTCATCGTCTAGGTCGATAAGGGTCTCGTTGATATGGCAGATAGCGCCGCTTGCGGCCACCTCGTTCTGGACGATGGGGTCAAGAGAACGCGCGTCGTAGATGTTGGCGATGGTCAGAGTATCCTTCGCCAGTGCGGGGATCGCCATGAGCCCCAAGAAAACCGCTGAGAGTACTACCCAGGTTAAGCCTTTGGTGCGCCTTGTTCCTTTCATTGCTTCATCTCCTCCTTTTGATTTATACCAGACAGGATGTACAGCCGATAGGCCAACACCTCTTCTGCTATCCTAACTTGACAGGGGTAGCTATTTAGCAGGGTACCTCTAAAAACTCTGAAAAAAACGCTTTTTACAAGCTCTTTCAGTAGATCAAGGCCTGCATTCAAAGTTGGATCCGTTTTACCATCCGTCCATAACTCTATCGGTTTTATCCGAATTTGTCAATTGTTCTTTTTTACCAGTCAAGCTGGGGCTGTCCGTCCACGAAAACCTGAACAGGTCGACTTCTCACGTCCAGCGGATCTCCCGACCATACGACCAAATCTGCATCCTTCCCCGATTCGATGGATCCGAGCCGATCCTCAAGCTCGAGGTGGCTTGCCGCCTCTATGGTGAGGGCCTTAAGGGCGGTCTGTTCGTCCAGTCCAGCTCTGACAGCCAGGGCCGCCGCCACAGGAAGGTTCTCTATAGGTATGACAGGATGGTCGGTTATGAGACAGAAGGGGACTCCCGCTTCCTTAAGGGCTAAGAGGGTATGCCATCCTTTGTCACGGACCTCCACCTTGGTCTTGCTGGTCGCCGTGGGGCCGACTGCGGCTTTTACCTTTTTCTCCGCAAGATAGTCCGCTATAAGATGGCCCTCGGTGCAGTGCTCTAAGGTGTAGCGAAGCTCGAACTCGTCGCATATCCTGATCGCCGTGCATATATCGTCCGCCCTGTGGCAATGGATCCTCATAGGCACGGTACGGTCGAGAACAGGAAGGAAGTTCTCCATTCCCTGATCCAAGGTGAAGTGTTCTCCCTTCTTCTCTGCCTGCTCCTTCTTGGCCCTATAATCTATGGCGTCACCTATGGCCTTTCTCATGCAGGCGGCGTTGCCCATTCTGGTGGATGGGAACCTTCCCTTGCCGCCCTGCCAGTTCACCGGGTTCTCGCCGAGGGCGGCCTTCATGCCCGAGTGAGCCCTTACCACCATTCTGTCCACTATGCTCCCAACGGGCTTCACTATTACACCTATCCCACCGATTATATTAGCGCTTCCCGGAAGTATCTGCATACAGGTTATACCAGCCTCTACCGCGTTGCGGAAAGCCTCGTCGGACGGGTTGATACCGTCGATGGCCCTGACGTGAGGCGTAACGGCGGAGGTATCCTCGTTCACTGCGTTCATGGCACCGGGAACACCTTCCTCGCATATTCCGGCATGGACGTGGGCGTCGATGAAACCTGGAGTGACGATCTTGCCCTCGACGTCCAAAACTGTAGCTCCCTCTGGGACCACTCCACCGGACTCTAGGGAGACTATCTTTCCCTTATCCAACACTATGGTTCCGTTCTCCACCACGCCACAGGTCACGGTAAACACCTTGGCGTTCACAATAGCTTTCACCTAAAAACCCCTCCCTTTGTTTTGGCACAAAACTCTCAGAACATTGTAGTCCAAAACACCTCCGAAAGAAATCATGTCCGACTAGAGGGACTATAGAAAAAAGCACCGCCCCCCTCAAATCAGGGAGGCGGTGCTTTTTTGATCGTTATCTACGGAAGAATATCACGGGCAAAGCCAGTAGCAACAATCCAGGGTGAAGCCCTACGGAGCAACCACCACCTCCGGTCGATGGATCAGGATCAGGCGTGGGACCAGGCTCAGGAGCAGGGGACTTTGCCTCCAGAGGGGCGGTCAGCAACCTCACGTCTTCCAAAACTCCATTAACAACCCTAGGATTCTCAAAAACTCCTCCGTCAAGCAGTTCAAATAACTGATCTGATGTGGAATAAACCGAAATCCATCCCTTTGAAGGCTGAGACGGGATCTCGTATTTGCCGGTCACATGGTTAAAAGCAAAGGTAACGGTACGCCTATATGTCCTATCAGATGACGAGACATCGGAAGAGCGGCTTAAAGTTACGCTGCTCTTGCCGGAATCGAGAGATATTTCCACGGTCTCTAGAATAGGGTAACGAGCTTCATCGGACACCAAAAGCCAGCTACCACTCTCGACGTCGGACAGACCCAGAAGGGACGCTATATCCGAGGAGGTTATGTCACAGCTTGTGATCTTGACGTCCGAAGGAGCTATAACCGGATCTCCAGAGACATTTCCTCCGGTTATATCGGATTTTTTGACGTAAACGCCGGAAACCGAGGAAGTCTCTCCTCCTGTAATTACTACTTCCCGGGAAACCGGAGTGTACCACTTATCCCCTGAGACATCCCCAAACTCCAGCCTGTAGGTTCCTCTGTCAATCGACCTCGCCACGTCGAATGAGGCCCATACCGCATCACCAGAAACCCTCCAACCTTGGGACAAGCTTTTAGCCTCCAGAGGAGAGGCGGTTACAGCGAGACTACCGACCTGTATTTCCTGGTAGATCCCCGACAGGGACCTAGAGGAGCCTGAGGTGAGGTTAATCCTCTCGGAGGAGGGTGTCGTCCATCCTCTGATCGGCCTGTAGGAAACCGTATAATCTCCAGGCGCAAGGGCAGCCAAAGAGGATCCTGAGTCGTTCCATACACCACCGCCGTCGACACTCCACTTAGCACCGGCGGACACCGCCGCCGCAGGGGTTATTGTGACCGACAGAGAAGCAGGAGCGGGAGAGCTTCTGCGAACAGCGAAGGCCTTAAGACACACGTTTGCCGTGGCCTCAACTGTGGTCGCATCGGTCCAGGAGCTGCCGTCTGCGGAGAAATAGCTCTGACCGGGGGAAGCCGATGCCTTGTCCGAATAGCCTACAAACCGTCTCTCAACCGCAATAGGGCTATCGTAACCGGGAGTCGTTAGCCTGACCACGACGGAAAAAGGCTGTCCTGAGTTCAGAGCCACCGATGACGCCAGAGGGATGGTGTAGTATCCGGGGGCCTGAAGGGTGCCGACCTGGCCATCAATGGCCTTCGTCCCGGAGATAGGACCAGAACCGGAACCAGTGTAGACCGATATGGAGTAGGAGTTGCCGACTCCGCCGGCGTAGAAGGACACCGCTCTTAGATCGGAGTCCTCGGATGCGGTGAAGACGTTAGCCATCCAGGCGGTATCGTTAGCCGATCCTGAGGGCTTAAACGACCCCGTCCATCCCAGAGGATCGTACTGATAAACCGTATCGTAGACAACAGGATCTCCACCTACGTAGGCAGCTCCTGTGTCTATTACAGCGTCGTAATAGGACAGATAGAAATAGCCCTTGTCTCCCCAGGTCGATCCCCATGAGTTTTTCACTATCCAGGCTCCATCATAGGGGGGGAGATTAGCGGAATTAAAATTGGATCTCGAGTAGTCATCGTCCCAACCTACAACCGTCACCGCGTGGTTAGCACTGCCCACGGACAGCCCATCGGAGTTTCCCGCCGGGATATAAGAGGCATAGGTCGAGGAATTGAAGTAGGGAGAATTATTCCAGTTCCCCGTCTGTGGGTCACCGGCGTACATTCCCACGGAGACCGCACCGTGGCTCATAAGGGCCTGCTTTATGTTCTCCACACTGGCTTTTTGATAGCGAGTGTCCGAATCATAGTAGAAGTAAAAGACATTCCGGAGAAATCTGCTCACCGGAGCGGACGCCGAAGGAGCGACCGCTCCATAAGGAGCGTCGACCTCGTTAACCGCACCGGTTCCCCTGGCCAGGAGGGCTATAGCCTTAAAATCGTCGCCACCACGATCCATTATCCCTGGGAAATCGGAGGCGGAGTAGTTGCCAAACCCCACCAAGGAAGGACTCTGATCGACGTAGCCAAAGTAGGCTACAAATTGCTCAGCGTAATCAGGGCTGGCCAGTCCCGCCTTTAAGGCAGTTGACTCCAGGGAAGCTGTCGCACTGAAAGTCCAGCAACTACCGTAGGGATTCTGATTTCTGACGGGAGTCACGAAACCCAGATCCCTGAGATCGTATGCCGCGGGAAAGCTCCCCCTCTTACCTTCCAATCCAGAGATAGGCACTCCCGCTAGGTGACTGAGGTCCACTGGCGATGGGGTCCTACCGTTGAGTGCATCTCCGGCTGAAAGCCCCTTACTCCTCTCCATATACCTCTGAAACGCCGGGTTTACAGGGGCCATCTCGTTTGACCAGGCCGAGGCGGACAGGGTCAACAAAAGAAGCGTCAACATCACTAAACCTTTTTTTATCTTCAACTCGCATCTCTCCCTTCTGTTGGTCGGCCAAAGGTCGACTGCACAACTTTCTGAATCTACACCATACTCTTCATTGAACACTATCTCCTAAGGGCTGTCAAGGCAGCGACAAGACCCTAAAAAAGGAGAGGATCTACCGATCGGCAGACCCTCTCACAAAGGCTAAAGCTCGTTCCACTCCTCTGGGTTGGCCAGTATGTGGTCCACCACAACCGAGCCGACCTTAAAACCGTTTGTCATGCCTATGGAGAACCCACCGGAGGAAGCGGCGAGGCTCTCCTTGACGGTCTGGCCAGGGTGAGGCCTGTCGAAGTTCACCACGTCCCTGATGACCAGATACCTGTTCAGATAACCGAAGTTGCGGAGGACCGCTGCGAAGGCGCTGTCCTCCATCTGGGTAACCATGTAGGTTCCAGCATCGTACTGGTCGCAGATATAGTCGGCTGTATCGGAGGATCCCTGACCGTGCCAGTAGGCGTCTCCGGTCACAGAGACACCCATCTGCACCGATGGAGCGGCCTTTGCCGCCTCCTGGGGATAAAGAGCCCTGTAGGCTACCGCTTTATCGTCGTCGGCCAGTTCAACCGACTTCGTGAGCTCGTAGGCCTTCTGGGCCAAGGCCCTGTTCAAGGGGATATAGCCAGCGTCCCTCAGGTCGTCCATCACCATAAAGACAGGCTCACCGGGTACGCCATCTGACTGCTTCCAGCTGTGCCCCAGCTCGTAGTCCACCACCGCATCGCACCACACCACCGATCCAAGGGTGCTTCTCTCAGGGGACGCACCGGCACAGCCGGAGGTCAGGAAATAGGCGTCACTGAAGTCGAAACGAGGATCTTTGAGAATAGCTGTGAGGGTAGCGGCGGCCTGTGCCTTGCCTATACCCGTCACCAGACCTGCCACGCCGGACTCCACCACGAACAGAGGGTAAGGAGCCCCAACAACTTCATAGGGCTGGCCCTCCGAAAGGTATCCCTCGTACCAGTGCTGAAACTCACCGGCGAAATCCCCGGTGTTCTCCCCCACCTCGAACATCGCCATAACAAGGACCTTAACTTTGACGGGCTCACCGGCAAAGGCGGAGCCAACCAACACCATAACCGCTAAAAGCGCACCGAACAAACTACGTTTGAACTTAGCCACCACGAACACCCCTTACTTTTATTTGTATCGACAAGAATATGTCAACTTTGCTTTTCGGTCAAGGGGTTACCACGTCGCGATCGTTCCGTCGGCCCTGGGTTCGGTGGCTCCGACAAGGCTGCCATCGGAGGTCCTGAAAACCATCTGGCCCCTTCCGAAGGAGTCGGAGTTCAGCGATACGGACACTCTGTGCCCCAACCTCTCCAGGGCCTGAGCGAGGTCCGACGGAAACGACGGCTCCACCGTGACGTTAAGTCCACCGGTCCACTGCCACCTGGGGGCGTCCAGGGCCTCCTGGGGGTTCATCCGATGATCCAGCAATCCCGTCAGCACCTGCAAATGGCCCTGTGGCTGCATATAGGCCCCCATGACCCCAAAGGGACCTATAGGCTCGTCACCTCTGGTGAGGAATCCGGGGATTATAGTGTGATATGGCCTCTTGCCGGGGGCCAGCTCGTTTGGATGTCCCGTCTCCATGGAGAAGCCTAAGCCCCGGTTGTTGAGGGCTATACCGGTTCCGGGGACGACGACCCCTGAGCCAAACCCTGTGTAGTTGCTCTGGATGAGGGACACCATGGTCCCGTTGCCATCGGCGACCGCCACGTAGACCGTTCCACCGCTGTGGGGATCCCCAGCCTCGGGGCGAGCCGCCCTTTCCCCTATCAGATCCCTACGGGATGCCAGATAGTCCGGGGAAAGGAGCTCCTCCACGGGAATATCCCCTCTGTCTGGATCACAGATATACCGCTGACCGTCGGCGAAGGCCAGCTTTATCGCCTCAATCCTGCGATGGACGGCGAGAGGATCGTTCCACTCCCCAGGCTCCACACCGTCCAAGATCCCAAGGGCCAGAAGGGCTACAAGCCCCTGTCCGTTAGGGGGAAGCTCCCAGACCGTGGTGTCCCTGTAGTTGACCGAGATTGGCTCGACCCACTTGGGCCTGTAATTCCCGAGATCGGGAAGATCCAACAGCCCACCGGTTTTTTTAGAAAAAGCAGCTATCCTCTCGGCGATCTCCCCTCTGTAGAAGGACTCTCCGTCGGAGTTGGCGATAGCCTCCAAGATCCTTGCGTGGTTGTGAAAGACCACGATCTGGCCTGGCTTAGGGGAACGTCCCTCGGGCAAAAAGGTATCGAACCACGATGCCAGTTCAGGGTTGTCCGCCTGTTTGCCGTATTTTGTCGCTGCGAGGCTCCAGTTATGGGCTACCACAGGGGGAACAGCGACACCAACCCTGGCCAGATCGATAGCTGGGGCGAGAGACTCGGACAGCCCAAGCCGACCCAGCCTCTTGGAAAGGGCGGCCCAGGCTCCTACCGCCCCAGGGACGCAGACCGGAAGCCATCCCGTCTGAGGCAGACGATCCAACCCACTTCTTTTGAGCAGATCTTTGGTCAGGAGCTTAGGAGACGGGCCGCTTCCGTTCATGCCGTACAGCCTGCCGTCCTTCCAGACTATGGCAAAACAGTCGCTCCCGAGGCCGTTGCTGGTGGGCTCCACCACCGTAAGGGCGGCGGCTGTAGCCACCGCTGCGTCGACGGCGTTGCCGCCCTTTTTAAGCACATCCAGACCGGCCTGAGCCGCCTGGGGATGGGTCGTTGCCACCATCCCTCTGGATCCGTACACCAGGGATCTTCTCGATGGATAACGATAACGATGAGGATCTATTCCTTTAATCATAAAGTCAACCTCCTTCGTTTTGTCCTATCAGGCATGTACAAACACCTCTACCAGGAGT
The uncultured Dethiosulfovibrio sp. genome window above contains:
- a CDS encoding gamma-glutamyltransferase family protein; this translates as MIKGIDPHRYRYPSRRSLVYGSRGMVATTHPQAAQAGLDVLKKGGNAVDAAVATAAALTVVEPTSNGLGSDCFAIVWKDGRLYGMNGSGPSPKLLTKDLLKRSGLDRLPQTGWLPVCVPGAVGAWAALSKRLGRLGLSESLAPAIDLARVGVAVPPVVAHNWSLAATKYGKQADNPELASWFDTFLPEGRSPKPGQIVVFHNHARILEAIANSDGESFYRGEIAERIAAFSKKTGGLLDLPDLGNYRPKWVEPISVNYRDTTVWELPPNGQGLVALLALGILDGVEPGEWNDPLAVHRRIEAIKLAFADGQRYICDPDRGDIPVEELLSPDYLASRRDLIGERAARPEAGDPHSGGTVYVAVADGNGTMVSLIQSNYTGFGSGVVVPGTGIALNNRGLGFSMETGHPNELAPGKRPYHTIIPGFLTRGDEPIGPFGVMGAYMQPQGHLQVLTGLLDHRMNPQEALDAPRWQWTGGLNVTVEPSFPSDLAQALERLGHRVSVSLNSDSFGRGQMVFRTSDGSLVGATEPRADGTIATW